A genomic stretch from Aedes albopictus strain Foshan chromosome 2, AalbF5, whole genome shotgun sequence includes:
- the LOC109432342 gene encoding collagenase-like produces the protein MLKLPLHLKQSNRDSTFLFAQSCINTGQSVAGSISIKCNMKNLLRIICAIFLVATVQAEPLERTNRIHNGQVASAGQFPYAAAIIPVVPVTGRPVCGGSLVSPRFVLTAGRCVYGVTRAYVVLGAVHVFEDREASRLQLDVTEFIVHSGFEAEPEVFDVALVRLPVNVPIGSAFIDVVRLPNRRQVEATFVGQQATVFGWGSTGPGSEFTNELRFIRAQVISQLSCTVNLPTNTILGEHICMDGANNSPCAGDYGGPLTITDVDGQTTQIGVFSFTSVLGCTLGRPSVYTRMSSYLDWIGQNSDVVIRDDFN, from the coding sequence ATGTTAAAGCTTCCATTGCACCTAAAACAATCTAATCGAGATTCAACCTTTTTGTTTGCACAAAGCTGTATAAATACTGGTCAGTCGGTGGCCGGGTCAATATCAATCAAGTGCAATATGAAGAACCTATTGCGAATAATTTGCGCCATATTTTTGGTGGCTACGGTCCAGGCTGAGCCTTTGGAGCGCACCAATCGTATCCACAACGGCCAAGTTGCATCGGCAGGCCAATTTCCGTATGCCGCCGCCATTATTCCGGTGGTTCCGGTCACGGGTCGCCCAGTATGCGGAGGATCTCTCGTTTCGCCCCGATTCGTTTTGACTGCAGGCCGGTGCGTTTACGGTGTGACTCGAGCCTACGTGGTCCTGGGAGCTGTGCATGTGTTCGAAGACCGTGAGGCGTCCCGTCTACAGCTGGATGTTACCGAGTTTATCGTGCACAGCGGATTTGAAGCTGAACCGGAGGTGTTCGACGTGGCACTAGTGAGGTTACCGGTTAACGTGCCAATTGGAAGTGCCTTTATCGATGTGGTTCGGTTGCCTAATCGGCGCCAGGTGGAGGCTACCTTCGTTGGACAACAGGCTACAGTTTTCGGATGGGGAAGCACGGGACCGGGATCGGAGTTTACCAATGAGCTGCGATTTATCCGAGCGCAAGTTATTTCGCAGCTTTCGTGCACGGTTAATCTACCGACGAATACGATTCTAGGTGAGCACATTTGCATGGATGGAGCGAACAATTCCCCGTGTGCCGGAGATTATGGAGGACCGTTGACCATTACGGATGTTGACGGGCAGACTACGCAGATCGGAGTATTCTCGTTTACTTCAGTATTGGGATGCACGCTTGGTCGGCCATCCGTGTACACGCGAATGTCGTCTTATTTGGACTGGATTGGACAGAACTCGGACGTCGTGATTCGGGATGACTTCAATTAG